GGGACCAGGATCAGCGCCGACAAGCTCGCCGAGGGCAGGACCAGCGCCACGGGCCCCGGGCTCACCCTCGTCCCGTCCGCCTTCGGCTGGCCGCACCTGATGGTGCTGCACGCGCCGGGCTGGCGACCGGTGATCCACTACCCGGTGCACCAGCCCGAGCTGCCCTCCCCCGCCTCCGTGGAACTGCTCCAGCTGCGCATGGAGGCGCTGGCCAACCCGATGCGGATGCGCCTGTGCCGCCATCTCGCCCGGTCCGCGCACACGACCGGCGAGCTGGCCGATATGCACGGCATCACGGCGCCCGAGGTCTCCCGGCACCTCGCGGTGCTGAAGAAGGCGAGCCTGGTCACCACCCGGCGGCGCGGCCGGTACGTACTGCACCAGCTGGACCTGACCGTGGTGGCCCGGCTCGGCAGCGACTTCCTGGAAGGCGTTCTGCGCTGAGCGACGGCCGGTTCGGCCGAAGCGGATGTGCCTGATCCCCGTCCGCGTACGCCGCACCCGGTGCCGCAGCGCGCTCTCCCGCTTCAGCCCGCCCCGCCACCGGCCCGGACCATGCCCGTCTCGTACGCGAGGACGACGACCTGCACCCGGTCGCGCAGGCTCAGTTTGGTGAGGATGCGGCCCACATGCGTCTTCACGGTCGCCTCGGAGAGGACCAGGCGCGCCGCGATCTCGCCGTTCGACAGGCCCTGTGCGACCAGCAGCATCACTTCGCGTTCGCGTTCGGTGAGCTTGGCGATGCCCTTGTGCAGCGGTTCGCGGGTGCCGCTCGGCAGCAGCGGGGAGAAGCGGTCGAGCAGCCGGCGCGTGGTGGACGGGGCGACTACGGCGTCACCGCTGTGCACGGAGCGGATAGCGGCGAGCAGTTCGGCGGGCGGTACGTCCTTGAGCATGAAGCCGCTGGCCCCGGCCTTCAGCCCGGAGAAGGCGTACTCGTCGAGGTCGAACGTGGTCAGGATGAGCACCTTGGGCGCGTCCGGCTGCGCGCAGATGCGGCGGGTGGCCTCGACGCCGTCCAGCCTCGGCATCCGTACGTCCATCAGCACCACGTCGACGGAGGTGGAGCGCAGGATCTCGATCGCCTCCGCGCCGTCGCCGGCCTCGGCCACGACCTCCATGTCCGGCTGGGCGGCGAGCACCATCCGGAAGCCGGTGCGCAGCAGCACCTGGTCGTCGACGAGCATCACGCGGATCGCCATGAGGGTCCTTGTCTCCTGTTCCTGTCCAGCAAGGGGGCAGTGGGCTAGTGGGCCGGCTTGAGCGGCAGCAGTGCGCTGATCCGGAACCCGCCGCCGGGCCGCGGCCCGGCGTCCAGCGTGCCGCCGACCATGCCGACCCGCTCGCGCATACCGATCATTCCGTGGCCCGCGCCGTCGGCGCCGCCGTCCTCGTACAGCTCGTGCGCCGCGCCCCGCCCGTCGTCCTCGACCAGCAGCCCGAGCCCGTCGTCGAAGTAGACCAGCCGCACACTGGCCCCTGCGTCCGGGCCGCCGTGCTTGCGGGTGTTGGTCAGGGCCTCCTGCACGATGCGGTACGCGGTCAGCTCGACCCCGCTGGGCAGCGGGCGCGGGGTGCCCTCGATCTTGAAGTCGACGGCCAGTCCGGTCCGCCTGACCTGTTCGATCAGGTCCTCGATCTGCTCGACATCGGGCTGCGGAACGTACTCCCCGCTCTCCTTGACGTCACCGGTCCGCAGCACCCCGAGCAGCCGCCGCATCTCGGCGAGGGCCTGCCGGCCGGTGCTGGAGATGGTCTCCAGGGCCTGCCGGGCCTGGTCGGGGGCCGCGTCCATGACGTACGCCGCGCCGTCGGCCTGCACCACCATCACCGAGACGTTGTGCGCGACGACATCGTGGAGCTCGCGGGCGATACGGGCCCGCTCGGCGGCCACCGCGACCTTCGACTGCGCCTCGCGCTCCCGCTCCAGCCGGGCCGCGCGCTCCTCCAGCTGGCTGAGGTAGGCGCGCCGGGTCCGCATCGAGTCGCCGAGCACCCAGGCGAGTACGAACGGCACGGTCATCACGACGCAGACGAAGACCTGCTGGAGCCAGCTGCCCCGCGGTACGTCCTGCGGCCAGCGCAGCTGGGAGAGACCG
This sequence is a window from Streptomyces sp. NBC_01217. Protein-coding genes within it:
- a CDS encoding response regulator transcription factor; its protein translation is MAIRVMLVDDQVLLRTGFRMVLAAQPDMEVVAEAGDGAEAIEILRSTSVDVVLMDVRMPRLDGVEATRRICAQPDAPKVLILTTFDLDEYAFSGLKAGASGFMLKDVPPAELLAAIRSVHSGDAVVAPSTTRRLLDRFSPLLPSGTREPLHKGIAKLTEREREVMLLVAQGLSNGEIAARLVLSEATVKTHVGRILTKLSLRDRVQVVVLAYETGMVRAGGGAG
- a CDS encoding sensor histidine kinase, translating into MQRLYDFIRRHPTGVDSFWAVCLLGFSGLSMVALAGSTAERIAAVPIAIGLCTVVALRRRTPEKMLLLAIAMGVAQLVFEVKPGVADFALLVIVFTVAALGERWASRLALVCSLSAAGLSQLRWPQDVPRGSWLQQVFVCVVMTVPFVLAWVLGDSMRTRRAYLSQLEERAARLEREREAQSKVAVAAERARIARELHDVVAHNVSVMVVQADGAAYVMDAAPDQARQALETISSTGRQALAEMRRLLGVLRTGDVKESGEYVPQPDVEQIEDLIEQVRRTGLAVDFKIEGTPRPLPSGVELTAYRIVQEALTNTRKHGGPDAGASVRLVYFDDGLGLLVEDDGRGAAHELYEDGGADGAGHGMIGMRERVGMVGGTLDAGPRPGGGFRISALLPLKPAH